The stretch of DNA GCCCTCTGGATGTGATGCATCCCTGGAGTGCTTCGCCCCGCGCGCCAGGACGGGCGGCGCTTCAGGCCGCGGGGATGCGCGGCTTGGCCAGCAGCAGGATCGCCGCGCCGACGAGCCCCGACAGGGCCGAGCCCGCGAGCACGCCGAGCTTCACGGCGGTCTCGTGCTGCGGATCCGCGAAAGCGAGGCCGCCGATGAACAGGCTCATGGTGAAGCCGATGCCGCACAGAACCGCGACGCCGTAGACCTGACCCCAGCCGGCCCCGGCCGGGCGCTTGGCCAGCCCGAGCGCGACGGCCAGCCGCAGGCTGGCGAAGACCCCGGCCTGCTTGCCCAGGAACAGCCCGGCCGCGATTCCGAGCGTCACCGGCTGGAGCAGGGCCTCGGGGGTGAGGCCGGAGAGGTCCACGCCGGCATTGGCGAAGCCGAAGATCGGCACCACCCCGTAGGTGATCCAGGGCGCGAGCGCGTGCTCCAGGCGATGGAGCGGCGAATGCGCGTTCTCCGGCTTGCCCGGACTGACCCGGATGGGGATGGTGAGCGCCAGCAGCACGCCCGCGATCGTGGCGTGCATTCCGGAGCGCAGCACGAGGACCCAGAGCACGAGGCCGAGGAGTCCGTAGGCCGGAAGCCGGGCGATGCCGGCCCGGTTCAGGCCGTAGAGGCCGGCGAGCACGAGGGCGGCGAGGCTCAGCATCGTGGCATCGAGCCCGGAGCTGTAGAACAGGGCGATCACCACCACGGCGCCGAGATCGTCCACGATGGCGACCGCGCTGAGGAAGATCTTCAGGGACACCGGCACGCGGGACCCGAGGAGCGCCAGGACACCCAGCGCGAAGGCGATGTCGGTCGCCGCCGGGATCGCCCAGCCCCGCAGGGTCGGAGAACCGAGATTGGCCAGCGCGTAGAACCCGGCCGGCACCGCCATGCCGCCGAGCGCCGCGAAGCCCGGCAGGACGCGGTCGGGCCAAGTGCGCAGGCGCCCGTCGAGCGCCTCGCGCTTGATCTCCAGCCCGACGAGCAGGAAGAAGCCGGCCATCAGCCCGTCGTTGATCCAGTGCTGCACGCTCATCGGGCCGAGTGCGGCGTGGAGCGCGTGCGCGTAGGTCGCGGCGAAGGGCCCGTTGGCGACCACCAGCGCCAGGGCCGCCGCCGCCATCAGGATCAGCCCGCCCGCCGCCTCGCTGGCGAGCATCATGCGGATCGCCGAGAGTGGGCGCGGGCGCCGCTTCGGGAGCGCGCGGCCGGAAGGCTGGGGCGATGTCATCGGCGGGGGCTTGCCGCGCATCCTGAGCTGGGACAAGCCCCCGGGCCCGAAACCCTTACGACGTCCGCCCCAGGGCCGCGCGGATCAGCGCCAGCCCGTCCGGGCTCGACCACGCGGCCGGCCCCTTCATCACCCCGATGGTGCAGCCCTGCGCGTCGATCAGCATCGTGGTCGGCAGGCCGGGCGATTGAGTGTCGCGCTGGATCGCCGGCAGGACGCGCCCCCCGGGATCGGCATAGAAGGCGAGGTCGCGGATGCCCGCCTGCCTGAGCCATTCCGGCGGCTTCTCGAGATTGCGGGTGTCGACGTTGATCGCCACCACGGAGAAATCCGGTCCGCCGAGCTGCGCCTGAAGATGGTCGAGGGCCGGCATCTCGGCCTTGCACGGGGCGCACCACGTCGCCCAGAGGTTCACGAGGAGCAGCCGGCCCTTCAGGTCGGCAAGGCCGGTCTCGGCGCCGTCCGGGCCCTTGAACCGGATGTCGGGCGCCGGCCGGGCCTGGGGCAGCGCCTGCATGGCGGCGACCTCGCCCTTGGACGCCGCATCGACCCGGGCGAGCGCCGGCTTGGCGGCGGCGCAGGGCTGGAGGGCGCCGCCCGTGTTGCCGGGCACGAGACCGCTCCCGTATAGGGCGAGGCCGAGGACGGCGAGCGCGGCGATGCCCGCGCCGGCCAGGATGGGTGTGCGGCCGGGCATCAGCTTTGCCTGCCGGGACGTTCAGGGCGCGGAAGGATCGACATGAGCAACCGGATGTGGGGCGGCCGCTTCGCGAGCGGCCCGGCGGAGATCATGGAGGAGATCAACGCCTCCATCGGATTCGACAAGTGCCTCGCGCCCCAGGATATCCGCGGCTCGCTGGCGCATGTGGCGATGCTGGGCCAAGCCGGCATCCTGCCGGCGGAGGATGTGGCCGCAATCGAGGCCGGGCTCAAGTCCGTGCGCGACGAGATCGAGGCCGGGACTTTCACGTTCAGGCGCGAGCTCGAGGACATCCACATGTCGGTGGAGAGCCGGCTCACCGAGATCGTCGGCCCGGCCGCCGGCCGCCTGCACACGGCGCGCTCGCGCAACGACCAGGTCGCCACCGACATGAAGCTCTGGGTGCGCGACACCCTCGATTCGCTCGACCAGCAGGCGGCCGACCTGCAGCGGGCGCTCAGCCAGACGGCGCTGAAGCACGCCGGCACCGTGATGCCGGGCTTCACCCATCTGCAATCGGCCCAGCCGGTGACCTTCGGCCACCATTGCCTCGCCTATGTCGAGATGCTGGCCCGGGACCGGGGCCGGTTCCGCGACGCCCGGGTGCGGCTCAACGAGTGCCCGCTCGGCGCCGCGGCGCTCGCCGGCACGTCCTTCCCGATCGACCGGCACGCCACCGCGGCGGCGCTCGGCTTCGACCGGCCGACCGCCAACTCGCTCGATTCGGTCGCCGACCGCGACTTCGCCCTGGAGGCACTCGCGGCGGCCTCGATCTGCGCCGTGCACCTGTCGCGCTTCGCCGAGGAGCTGGTGGTCTGGACCTCGGCCCAGTTCAACTTCGTGCGGCTGTCGGACGGCTTCACCACCGGCTCATCGATCATGCCGCAGAAGCGCAACCCCGACGCCGCCGAGCTGGTACGCGCCAAGTCCGGCCGGATCATCGGCGCGCTGACCGGCCTGCTTATCGTCATGAAGGGGCTGCCGCTCGCCTATTCGAAGGACATGCAGGAGGACAAGGAGGGCACCTTCGACGCCCTCCAGGCCCTGTCCCTGTGCCTCGCCGCCCTGACCGGCATGGTCCAGGATCTGGAGCCCAACGCCGCGGTGCTCGCCCAGGCCGCCGGCTCCGGCTACGCCACCGCCACCGACCTCGCCGACTGGCTGGTGCGCGAGCTCGGCCTGCCGTTCCGGCAGGCCCACCACGTCACCGGCCGCCTCGTCGGCGTCGCCTCCGCCAAGGGCGTGGGACTCGAAGAGCTGTCGCTGGCCGAGATGCAGGAGGCGGAGCCGCGCATCACCGACGCGGTCTACGCGGTGCTCGGCGTCGCGAACTCGGTGGCGAGCCGCACCAGCTACGGCGGCACCGCGCCCGACAGCGTCCGGGCGCAGGCGCAGGGCTGGATCGAGCGGCTGGCCTGACCGGATCCGATACCGGGCTTCGGCAACCGTCGGTCAGAGCGGCGGATCGGAGCGGAGGACCCGGGACGATCGCCGGCCCGCCAGCTGCTCCATCGCGCCGAGCAGCGTCTCTGCCTCGTCGAGCAGCCTGTGGGCCATGCTCGGGACGCTCTCGTCCTCCGCGCCGCCCGACCCGCGCGTGACCGGGCTGTCGGGCACCGGCTCGCGATCCACCGGCTGGGACGGTGAGACCTCACCGGCGTCTCCCCTCAGTTCCGGCTGTTCCGCTCCGGGATCGCCGTCCGCCGCAGCGGCCTGCGTCGCCTCGGACGCCGCCGCCTCGGCTTCGCCGGCCAGATTCGCGGGCGCCGCTCCGCTCGCGGCGCTGGTCCGCGCGGCGGCCTTGGCCAGGGCCGGCGAGACGAAGTCCGGCGCAGCCTCCGCGACGGCGTCGTCCTGGGCGGCATCGGAGATCTGCCGAGCCA from Methylobacterium sp. PvR107 encodes:
- the argH gene encoding argininosuccinate lyase, giving the protein MSNRMWGGRFASGPAEIMEEINASIGFDKCLAPQDIRGSLAHVAMLGQAGILPAEDVAAIEAGLKSVRDEIEAGTFTFRRELEDIHMSVESRLTEIVGPAAGRLHTARSRNDQVATDMKLWVRDTLDSLDQQAADLQRALSQTALKHAGTVMPGFTHLQSAQPVTFGHHCLAYVEMLARDRGRFRDARVRLNECPLGAAALAGTSFPIDRHATAAALGFDRPTANSLDSVADRDFALEALAAASICAVHLSRFAEELVVWTSAQFNFVRLSDGFTTGSSIMPQKRNPDAAELVRAKSGRIIGALTGLLIVMKGLPLAYSKDMQEDKEGTFDALQALSLCLAALTGMVQDLEPNAAVLAQAAGSGYATATDLADWLVRELGLPFRQAHHVTGRLVGVASAKGVGLEELSLAEMQEAEPRITDAVYAVLGVANSVASRTSYGGTAPDSVRAQAQGWIERLA
- the tlpA gene encoding thiol:disulfide interchange protein TlpA, with the translated sequence MPGRTPILAGAGIAALAVLGLALYGSGLVPGNTGGALQPCAAAKPALARVDAASKGEVAAMQALPQARPAPDIRFKGPDGAETGLADLKGRLLLVNLWATWCAPCKAEMPALDHLQAQLGGPDFSVVAINVDTRNLEKPPEWLRQAGIRDLAFYADPGGRVLPAIQRDTQSPGLPTTMLIDAQGCTIGVMKGPAAWSSPDGLALIRAALGRTS
- the nhaA gene encoding Na+/H+ antiporter NhaA, with the protein product MTSPQPSGRALPKRRPRPLSAIRMMLASEAAGGLILMAAAALALVVANGPFAATYAHALHAALGPMSVQHWINDGLMAGFFLLVGLEIKREALDGRLRTWPDRVLPGFAALGGMAVPAGFYALANLGSPTLRGWAIPAATDIAFALGVLALLGSRVPVSLKIFLSAVAIVDDLGAVVVIALFYSSGLDATMLSLAALVLAGLYGLNRAGIARLPAYGLLGLVLWVLVLRSGMHATIAGVLLALTIPIRVSPGKPENAHSPLHRLEHALAPWITYGVVPIFGFANAGVDLSGLTPEALLQPVTLGIAAGLFLGKQAGVFASLRLAVALGLAKRPAGAGWGQVYGVAVLCGIGFTMSLFIGGLAFADPQHETAVKLGVLAGSALSGLVGAAILLLAKPRIPAA